DNA sequence from the Coffea eugenioides isolate CCC68of chromosome 9, Ceug_1.0, whole genome shotgun sequence genome:
GATGAAGAGAATAGCTTAGTAAATCCAACTACTGTGAACATGCAAGATACTTTGCTCATTACACAGAATAACAAGACAGTAGGTGTAGAGGTTGATATTTCAGATAATGAGTATGGAAACTCTAGCTCTGATTCTTCATGGAGACACAATCTGGATAGTGACAATGAGGATGAAGTAGCTCTAGATAAGGTCTCAAATGATGACAGTGAGGATAGTGATActaattttttctgattttgaagACAATAAAGCAGAAATTGTGGTTCCTGATTCTGAAAGTGAGGAAGAGGATGACCCTATGAGACAATTAAGGAGATCAAAGATGTGCATTTACAATCCTAAAGATGAGATAGAGTTTGAGAAGGGTCAATTATTCACGAATGTGGATGCATTTATGGCTGTCTTGAAAGATTATGTTATTCAAAAATGCTTTCCACTTCTGAGATTGAAAAATGAGAGATCTAGAGTGACTGCTATCTGTGCTGCTGAGGGATGCCAGTGGGGAATACATGCATCACCAGTGGCTGATAATATGACTTTTCAGATTAAAAGTTACCAACCACAGCACATTGTGTGATGGTTAAACACTGTGCTGAAGCCACATCTGACTGGATGGTCAAGAAGCTGGTTGGTATCACGAGAGATCATCCTAATATGACCAGCAAAGGTGTAGAGGCAGAGTTGAGGAAGTATGGTGTGAAGCCAAGTAAAATGCAGATTTTCAGAGCTAAGAACAAAGCACTTGCTAAAATAGAAGGCACACATGTTGAATCTTATTCCAAACTTCCAAAATATGCTGAACTGTTAAGGAACAATAATCCCAACAGCATTTGTAAAATACATTATGATAGGCCAAATCTTTTAGTTGAGCCTAAATTTTGAGAATATTCATTAGGTTTAGAGCACAAAAGCTGGGATTCCTGGAAGGTTGTAGGCCTTTTGTGGGATTTGATGGATGTTTCTTGAAGGGGCCATTTGGAGGTGTGCTTATGACAGCAGTTGCTTTGGATGCAAACAACAGCGTATTTCCAATAGTATTTGCTGTAACTGAATGTGAGAACAAGGATACTTGGAGGTGGTTCTTCTACTACTTTCAAGAGTTCTTTGGACCATTTGACAACAACATCCCTTTAACTTTCATGAGTGATAGGCAAAATGTACAAACACTGTGCTGAATCAATCCTTCAGGATACTAATCAAAATTCTGCTGGTAACCTATAATTTTATATTGCAGGGATTGAATCTTGCTTATGAGGAGATATTTCCTGATGCAACTGGACGGCATTGTTGTGGGCATATATACAGTAATTTCAAGTCTCAATTTTCAAGTATATTACTTAGAAGTTTCTTTTTGAAGGCAGCAAAAAGTTATGATGTTGTTGGCTATAATGAAGCAATGGCAAGTATTAAAGATATTAACAGAGAGGCTTGGAAATATCTGGATAAAATTCCAAGAAGTTCCTGTTGTAGGCATGTCTTCTCACCTCAACTTAAGTGTGATCATGTCACAAATAATTTCATTGAATCCTTTAATAACTGGGTTGGTGATCTTAGAGGAAAGCCTATACTGACATTAGTGGATGGTTTGAGGAGAAAGTTCATGAAAAACCTGCACAAGAGATACCAGAAAGGTTGCACCTTGACTGCTAATATCACTCCTAGAATTGCTGAGAAACTCACAGAAATTAGCCAAGCATCGAGAAAATGTGAGATGCATATGGCTAGTGAAGACACATTCGAGATTAGTGATTTGGACAGAAGCTACATAGTTGTTCTGAGCAAGAGTTCTATGATTGTGGTGCTTTTCAGATATCTAGAATTCCATGTAAACATGCAGCACTAGGAATTATGTACATGAGAGAAAAATTGGAACATTACTGTGAAGCTTGGTTCACAAAAGACATGTATTTGAAGGCATACTCTGCAATGATTCATCCTATTCCTGATGTGAAGAGGTGGCCAGCTATGCCTGATTTGTTCCCAAAAACTATGTTGCCACCTCTTTTGCGAAGAGCTCCTGGTAGACCAAGAGTAAATCGAAGAAGGGAAGCTGATAAGGGAGCTTCTTCTTCACAACCAAAAAGATCAAGTACTCTCAAGTGTAGAAATTGTGGAGCTGCAGGTCATAATAAGAGGACCTGCAAAGGACCACCTGTGCAAAAAAGGACTGCAAACAGAACCCCTGCTGAACTGGTAGAAGTATTGCAAAGTCATTACTGAACTGCATATTCTGTTTCATTGGTTTTTGTTATGTGTTAACTATTACTTACAACTCATTTGATGGTGTTTTGACAGATGACAAATAGAAGAGGCAGACCAGGCAGAGGAATGACCAGCACAAGCTTATCAGGAGCTGTTCTTTGGGTAAACTGCTGCCAGTATTATGTTTCATTCGTTGTCTACTAGAATTATGTATGCAAAGGTTTCCAGAGCCTTACAAATACTCTTATTTTACGGGAGCATGCAGAAGGAAATGTACCTATAATTCACTCCAGTCAAGGGAGCAATCCTAGTCCTACTGATCATAATGGAGGCGTTAACGTGCAGAGGTTTTGTCAAACTACTGCTGCAGTAACTAACAGAAAGGTGTTAACTTGTATAGTATAGCTTGTCTAAGAGAATTACAAGTTCTGCAATACAATTTTTGCTCTGAACTTCACTTTCATGTTATTATGTTTACAGAGAGGAAGGCCTGCTTCAAACAATCCTTCTACTTCAATAGTCAGAGGTGCTGGTAGGACCAAAAGTACCAGAATCTGCTCCAATCCTTAGGTGCCAGTTCATTTGACTTCTGAATCTACAAATGCTACATCTGTTAGCATGAATGCACCAGTAAATGTGAACTCCAATAGCATTAGCAGTACCAGCACTTTCAGCAATTGGTTTTGAGTTGCTAGTTCAGACTAGTTAGCATGTAATGATTAGCTTAGTTTCTCTTGAATTCGCAGCTGCTATATGGAAAAGTACCAGAAGTTAGGACTGCTGAAATGTTTTGTTAATGGAAGCTAACAATCTCTTACAATATTAGTGGTGCAATTCTCACCATCTGCTATAGAAACTGTCCTGGTAGATGGTGTTTTGTACTTGTGGATTGCATGATGAAAATGTTATATGTACTACTGATATGATTATTGCATTTTAGCATGTGTAACGTCACTACTGCTATTATTCACGAGCTATTGTCAAACTGCATACTAGTGCTATTCATTACCTCATACAATGACTGTAAACTGCTGCATACATGAATTTTATATTGATTCATGTAGCATTCTAACTGACATAGCCTTCTAGTTTCATTTGACTTTTACCAGAAAAAGCATACTACAACTGCTACAATGTTGCAGTAGATTTACATGAATTCAACCAATTGATTTTACTATTTGAATGAAAATAAACATAGCTAACAGTAGCATATTGGTGATGAGCAGCACGTTTCCTAAGACACTTGGAACTAGAAATTGTCTTTGCAGTTCCACGGCAACATCAGATTGCCTTTCTGAAATGCCAAGCACTCTAGCTCTGCTAATATCCCTTTCCCTGTTTGTGTCTTGGTTGCTTCTTCTGCTATtaacttcttctttttctcctccCTCATGCCATTTGAAATATCTGTATTTTAAGCAGCAGAAATACAATTTGTCCGGATTCTTTTCGCTCTCTGATATCTTCACTGTGGCCTTGCGATTGCAGTAGCAATATCTGTTCTTAATAGTGAAAGTTGTGGGTGAATTCTAGGATTTTGCTAGTTGGCTTGAAGAGGCCATTGAATCTGCTAAATGTTTTCAGCTTAGCCTTCTGTTAATGCTCCTCACGATCTTTTGGCTTGAGCATAAATTGTGCTTTCCAGATGTTTATATGCAGTTagaagtttccaaatttttGGCCGTTGGAATATTGCAGGTTGCCGTTGGCTATTCCTGTCTGCTACTAAGATGTCTCCATGTAACAGAAAAAATTTTCCTGAATTGCATTTATACCCCTTCAACTTTGATAATCATCTCTACCTTTTTATTGACAAGTAATCTTGTACTAATAGAGGGAGAAAGAAGGTATTCATGGAATATAAATCTCATCTATATCATGATAGTAATATTTTAATCCTAATTGGActgaattattaccaaaatttgaaaagcaAGGGAGCTaggtgaaatttttaaaacctgGAGGGGTctcagtgcaagtgtcagaaacctcaggggaggtttgtgaaattatcccttgccATAAATTGAAAACAGTGAACACTTCAATTGGTCCATGACTAGCATAGAATTAAATGAATTGCATTCCGTACCATACAGATTAGCAATCCTAAAAGCAAGTGGTCTTATTATTATGATTTGGTGCTCTTCTAAGTTCATTTGACAGCATGTCAAtcttgtcactttcattaactggttaaaagaaaaataagctAACACCTGATTGAATGGTAATGTTTTTTAAGcaaatttccaaaaataatgCGATTGAGAGAAAAAGTCCGAGAAATGGTGTTGTACGGGAATGTTTGATAATTGAAGGATCGCCACAAATGCCATTATCGGCTATTcaaaaaatcaattttcttttACGATTgagaaggaaaattttgttttcattttttttaatatgctATGCCGCATGCAAAATATCTACATAGCTGCATGCCATAGTGCATGTGGCGACCTTTTTAagaccaaatttttttttattttactttttaatAGCTGCATGCactatttttactttttatttactttttaataTGTGCATGCGGCTAAgaccaatttttttatttcttttatgaaaCCCTATGCTAAgaccaatttttttatttcttttatgaaaCCGTAAAGTATAATAACTAAACCCTAGAGCGTAATTCCAAATTTATAAATCGTAAATCCTACTTTATaaaacctaaaccctaatttataaaCCCTAAATCCAATTTATAAATCTTAAACTCTAATTTATAAATTCTAAAtccaaattaataaattttaaatactAATTTATAAAGCTGAAATCCTAATTCATAAAACTTGAACCTTAATTTATAAACTCTAATCGTAATTTATAAACCCTTAGTCCAAATTGATGAATCGAAAATCCTAATTTATAAACCTTAAATCCAAATTTGTAAATCTTAAACTCTAATTTATAAAGTCAAAATCCTAATTTATAAACCCTAAAtccaaattaataaattttaaatactAATTTATAAAGTTGAAATCCTAATTCATAAAACTTGAACCCTAATGTATAAACCCTAAATCATAATTTATAAACCCTTAATCCAAATTTATaaatcaaaaaccctaatttataaaGACTTGAACCCTAATTTTTATAAACCCTAAATCCAAATTTATGAATCTTAAACTCTAATTTATAAAGTCAAAATCCTAATTTATAAACCCTAAATCCAAATTAATAAAtcttaaaaattaatttataaagTTGAAATCCTAATTCATAAAACTTGAACCCTAATTTATAAACCCTAAATTGTAATTTATCATCGTaaatgtaaaccctaatttttaaAGTACCATAAATAATGTAGCATCAATATAATAAATGTTAAATGCAGCAAAGTGAAAAATATTATCATTGTTTAAAGTTTGAAATTGCTAATGAATGCTACAAATTGTAATCACCCATGAATGTGTCTCTTGCCCCTATCGTGCGGGGTAGTAGAGCAACCGCATCTCCAATACACTCTCTAGTGTGGCAAATCATGCTGCAACTGTAGCTGCTTAGACCTCCTAAGTAGTGCCTCGGGTATTTATTCGTCCTCATCATCATCGGAAGTGTCCACCATAGGAGTCTGACCGCATCTCGGACAGGAAGGATTTGTAGAAGTACTGGAAGGGTCTTGATGCGGAACGGTGTCTGCATATGTCTAGAAAACTAGTGAAAAACCCATTGAGGACCCTAAGAAGTCGTAGATATGATCAAGGTTTTCACCGAAATCATTATTCATCCCAAATGACGTATGTGGCCTAACAAAGGATGAACCAGCACCTGTCATATAGTTGAATCCCGATCAGGCAGTAGGTGTCATATTTAAATGACTTCCAAAAGCAGGCACACATGGAGGGGTATAGATCGATCCGAAATGGGAAAATTGAGTGACAACATTAGGGTCGTATTGGGCATGTGATGAAGCATGAGGAGTCTGTGTAACAGGAACATCAGCATCACGTAATGAGGTAGCCCTCCTACGACGCCTTCCTCCCTGATTCCTACCACTCACTTGTCTGGGTAGATGCTCGACAGGCATTTCGAAAGGTGCAGCGCGAGTAGTAGATGTACCAACATCGTGACGGTCAAAGGGTCCAACTGCAATCTGAATTCCCAGGTTCAAGTATTGTAATGTTCTGAATGCCTCCTTTCTAATCAAAGTTAGGCCGGGATGAGCACACTGAGCAGGGTTCGCAGGATCGAGGTATCTATTGCAAATTGATCCTATTCGTGATACAGTATCAACCAGTTGAAAATAGGAAATGTTCATTGTAGTTATAACATATGTTAATTAGGAGAAAATAAATATGtgcttagaaaaaaaaaagctaaaatgGTAATTATTTACCAAGAGGTCGAACTATCCCCCATCTCCTCGATGACCGTCACAGTGAGGCAGTTGCGAAACAGGAGGCGATATGTAGCAGACTATCCGATTATGGTACCATATCATGTAGTCATCCATAGACTCGTTGGGATCGCGACGAGTGTCCCGAATATATGTTTCAGCATGACGCTCCCAATACTCAATCCAATGACTATGGTGTTATGCCCAATCCTTTCCAGGCGTCCAGATCGATATAAAGAATGCAATTTCTTGTCACCGTCGGTGGCAACCATATTTGGTATAGGTTGATGCATCCAAATTGTCGTAGCACACGCTACGGAAAGTGAAATTCAATTACCTCCCAATATATCAACGGAATGATAGACTGCCATACATGTTGTCCGGCCGAACAATAGGTGGGAAGATGTGCAATAAGCTCGTTAGGATAAGGCTCCCTGTCGCCATTTAAGTAAATACAATTAGTCTTAACAGTGATTACAAGCAGAGAGACATTTAAAGAAATAGTTTGGACCGGACAATACCTCATCAACGTCCATCATGGTATACTGATCACGAAATACAGATACAACATGCGAGGGCACGTACTTGGTTGTACGACTCTCGGCCCACCGACCACCTCTCGGAAAATTAGCTTGTACTAGCATGGTACTATAGTATGAGGTGGTAGAGAGCAAAAGCTCGGACTCCACTTGGGGACCACCTtggtcccattttgaagtttgtTCAACATCGACATTATTCTAGTAATGCCGTAACTGTGGTTACATTTCAACGTATATCTCACATGCCGTGTGTAGTGACATCATTTTCATATGGTACAGCATATCCATGTCTTCTTCACACCCCAACCGTAGTCCAGCAAAAGTACTTAGACCTACTGAACTTCTAAACCACAGATTTAAATTGAACGCAGTTCGATCTAGATCAATGTAAGTGTATACTCTATCAACCAACTCGAAATAACCTATTCGATTTTTACTAAAATGGCTTTTTTGCATCTCGGAGGATCATATGAAAATGATCCTCCAgtcttcattatttttcctcccAAACAAAACTGAATCATCAATGCGAGGACATATTTGTAcctaattttatgaatattatttattttagattcaaggaCTTAGGTGATTCTCAACATAAATTTAGATTAACTAAACTAAAATTTATCACATccacaaaaaaaataatcatgaatGAAATAATATGCAGTAGTATTAAATAGTAGAATAACTAAACAAGAATGAATTTGTAAATTAACGATACATATGCTATAAATttgtaataatttaataattcCTATTTAATATTAATTAAACACTTATTACTATTTTTTGACTATTACTACTATTAATATTTGTAAGTAATTGCTACTACttatgactttttttttaatattgcACTTATTACTATTCTTTTTCAGTATTACTAGTATTACTATTACTAAGTAATTGCTAGTATTGACTACGACCAGTATTAATATTACTGTTATTAACTATCTACTATTactattaaatattttataattagtATTTACTTTACTATTTATCATTTGTCCTTTTCAactattaattaattattattactattattatttactCGTACTATCATTTAACATACGggagttctttttttttctattactgttacttttttactttcatTATTTACTACATACTAtttactattcacctttttttactatttacttttattattattgttactattactatttagtattttttttaccTACTTGTACTATTTACTTTTAATAGAAATTTTGACCATTCTAAACATGAACgtgttaaatataattattaaTGACTACTTGTACTAAATAGTAACATTATAATGTAAAAACTTGTAAATCCTAAACATGAACACTAATTATTAATATAGTATTACTAATTTAGCTAATTTAAATACTAATCAAATGTACTAAACTCACAGTAGATAATCAACTAACTAACAAATTACTACTAATTACATATAACAAACTGATTAATTGTAATTCAATATAACAAACTGATTAAATGTACTAGTTACCTCTTAGCAAACTGATGTGATGGCTGTCCACCAACTTCAACACTGAGCGAAGGTTTTTTTTGACCGGTACAGGAAATCAATGCACACAACCATCTATGGCTTCCATTTCCCCGTTATAGCAAACCATAAACCAACAATCGGTTGCACAAGGGGAAAGCACAAACGCAGGACCACAATGCCAACAATTCTTCAACAGAAAATCTAAAGGCACAATTGCGGCGACACAATGGGAATGGACAAATGCAGGACCACAATTGTAGGAGCTTTTAGATAGAAAACCCCAGCAATAGAACAAAGAAATTGGGAAGACTCACAAAGGAAGAAGTTGGAGAGACCAGAGTATAAGGATGCAAACGGGGATCTGGTCGGTAATGTATTTGTAGCCAAACATTTTGCATCGTTGTTATCGACTATATACATCCGTCGATCAATATTTAATCAATGACTAAAAAATATTGCTACAAAACTGTCAGTGGTTGCAGCGTCCggattttaataaaaaaattaacttaGCACCGTTGATCCACTTTTTATCAACGGTAAGAAGAATTACGTCACATCCAAGGGTGCCGCATTGCGGcgtttgaatttcttttttctaataaaagGTTTCCACCGTCGATCCACTTGTGATCAACTGTGCTCAAGTATAGCCGCATGCATTGTTGAATGCGgcgtttgaaatttttttttttaaaaaggctTTGCACCTAGTATAGCCGCAAAGCTTTGCACATTAATGGTGCTCAAGAGTAGCCGCTCAAGTATAGCcgcgtgttttttttttttaatttctgctATGCTTTGGATTGTtagttaaaaaaatttgaaaacaaaTTAAATTTATCCCTACGCCACAAATTTCATTTACGGCGACCCCTAAAACATCCCCCATTTCCCTGCAACACCAATTTTGGCACGATCTCTTATTTTCGTAATATTTACAGAAATCTGAAGAAATCCCCCATTACAGAAATCTCTTATTTTCTGTAATATTTACAGAAATCCCCCATTTCCCTGCAACACCAATTCGCCCGTTTGTTATAGAAGGCCATCTGAAGAAGCTCAGAGATGAAACAAAAACTATTTCATCATCACAGAATTCCAGCAAAAGCAATGTGAAGAAGTCAGAATACTTCAAGCTCATAAATCACTTAGAACCTGGAAACTCCGTATACCTAGATGTTCCTAGCAGACAAAGATCTTCTGTTGGAAAGGCGACCTAATGCCATGGCACGAGGTCATACATTTCTCTTATATATACAAGTGCCTAAACCTTTTCAAAAAGTTATTTTCCAACATTTTTGCTGAGGAGTTGTTGCAGATCAAGCCCATTGATCTTGGCAGCAAGTATGAATCATTTTCAGGCAAAAGTCTACAATCACGCAAGGTTCTTGAATATCATCTAATCAAGATCATTATTTAGGAGTATGGTGCATCTTATATATAAACCAGATAAAAGTAAACTGAATAGCTTGAAATAACTCCTCAAGATTGAAACTAGAGATGATAAAACAAAATTTAGTGACAAGCAAACCTTACCCACAGCATGTGTGCATATCCCACAAGATGTAGATCTAGATGATGACCTGCAGCAGAAAGATGGTTGATACCGTGGGTTACTGCTCTTTAGAGAAGCAATATGCTGTTGTACACAATGAATAATGGATCAATATGTACGTGACTTCTAGGAATGCTGAATATTAAACTAAGGTTGTTAGCCAGGACAGCCAGGCCTTCAATAATGAATTATATGTTCTCAAGCCGAATAGCATCTGCATTCTTAATCATAAATACCATAGTATTTCCTTATTCTAAGCTATTGGCTAGTCTATTCTCTAGCCAGTAAGTATAGGCCAGGTCAAAAAAACAATAACAGCAAAAACAGAAACCTTGTACAGTAGAAAATAAATTAGCACCATCTTTAATGTGCCAATATTTTCAGTAAGATTAGCAGGATCTCAGAGGCAGAAATTGAATATGAACCAGTGACGAAcagggaaaattttgaattaatcGATGGCCAATTGTCATGGATCAAACCATCTCTGGAACTCATTGCACTAAAACACAACTTGTTTTCCACACAAATGATGTCCACCAAATAAGCTCTCGAGGAAGATGAAACCTGCAGCTTACCTATATGGCTATTGTAAAGCTAATGAAAATTTGACTGCTTCATTGCCTTGAATATTCCATACAGATAACAACAGTTGAAAGATTATTTAAAAGTCTTGGGCCTAGAGCTCTATCCCATAGAATTAAATGCACAGACACTGGTAGATATCTAATGAGGAGTAATCTTTTAACGTCCCCACTTTAATTGGAAGCGATCCCCTTTTGAGCAAATCTCATTTTTGAGAACTTCCAATGTACTTAACAAAGTCCAACGTATTATATCTTAAGGTTAAGATGACCATATTGTAGAGGAGAATAGCAGCAGTCAAGTAAGTTTACCAAAGATTGGTCCAAGATGCTTATATTTAGTGAGCCAACATTAGATAAATTTTGAGTCTTGGATGCGGAGATAAAAAGCCTACTCGGCTAGCTAAACATTAGTAAAATTTAGAGTGtgaaaagaaaataaggaatATACCCGATTTGCAAAtgagttttttggatgtttatctaaaactttactgtaacttattgtagaagttgtagaaaaaatttttgaaatatgtaaatttttgaatattttgaagcgtgtaatttaaaaattttgagaaattttttgagattattgtaactaaagttgttaaaaaacttgtaggaccaaatttggccaaaaacaGGCTTATTTAGAAGTTTTAGCTAAGAGACAAATTTGGTCGAAAACAGGCTTGTTTGCCAAACAGGCTTGTTTAGAAGTTTTAGCCATGAAGGAAGGGCACGCTAGTACTTTTACAGCTAGGTGAAAGGTTATTCAATTCGCTAGTGCCATCTCAAAGATCATAAAATTCTTTAATATTAAAGCTGCAAATATCCCTCTCATGTTCTAAAATCCATAGAGTAACGACTATGCTATTGATTCTCCTGcatttaaaaaaagaagaagaagaagaaaaaaaaaagtcctttTGCTTCACATTTAGGGCCATCTTATGTCCATACAtgaatatttgaaaataaaaaggagaaaaaaatgaacagtgaagaggtgatttttggtgggcaactggaccgacctaAATCAATCCCTTGTTAGATGAAGTGAAGTGTGTTTGCTTGTCCGAAGTagatggcggggcttctcctctgggatcactccgacgatcaagttagtatgagaacgagaaatAGCAATAATATATATGAACGAACagtatgcttacttgttgggagtaCATAAAGGGTATTTATAGAGTGGGAGTGGATGGCAGGATGGAGGGCTCATGTTAGTGGGACCCATGTcctgccattacggctctgttccCTGTCAGGAGGCCTGattctgacactgtagccgtcTGGACAGGGTGACGGGGAACTCTGCGTAGTAGCCATTAAGAGCATCgggtgcttttcagataaagtaCTGGACCCGGATGATGTCAGGCGGTTTGACATCATCAGCGTGTAGCCGAGGTGGAAGTCTGAGATGCAAAGGTCATCTAAACAGTAGACCAGGGACCTTGCCGAACTCGGGGGTCATGGTCAGGACAAGACTTCGCTCGTGTGAGGGACGAAATGAGATCACCTCGGCCATACAGGGATCGtcgaggtgagcatcctcaataagccccccaagcctcggAAGTTCTGGGCCCGGGAGGTGCCGAGGCTTCCTGGTGCCGAGGTCGTTCAGGGTCGGGGGACCCGAAACCGCTCCGGAAGAGGCGGGGGTGCGACACGTAGGCCGGTCAGTTGACAGGACGTAGTGAGCAGAGTGGTTACGGGTAACCGTCACGTCGTGAGGTAGTGAGACTTTTCGTGCAGAGAGAGTGTCAGTCGAAAGGACGGGGCATGATGAGGAGAGAGAGAAGCACGTCCTTTTAAATTCGAACGTGGCTGCCTTTTCGCATTCTTGCCGCCTCTTCGGGTTCCCCTCGAATCCCTATAAATAGGAGGTCTTTTTCACCGCATGGCCCATCACTTTACCTCACAGCCTCAGACTTGTAAAATTAGTGAGCGTTGCCGAGGTCAGTCCTGTCAGCCGAGATCACAGCCGAAGTCATCAACTTCGTCCGATTCCGTAGTCAATAGTAAGTATCTTTCTTTTCATCTCATCTTTCACACATGGCCAAAACAGCTAAAATCCACAAGAAAACCGTGAAACCGAGCTGCCAGGCCGAGGAGGTGCCAGACACTTCGGAAGAAACGGCTTCGTCCAGCTCTGGAGGATCAACGCCTAGTGCTGCGGAGGGTTCAGCCGAGATGGGAACCGGCGAAACAGCCTCGGTGTCAGAGTCATCCGAGATGAGTGAGGGTGGTTCCGAGGTCGTCTATAATAGCGAGTTTGGAACTGAGATGCCCCATAACGAGGGCGTACTGGAGCCAGTCGCCCCGAAGGACGCAACCAAAATTGATATCGGCAAGATGCCGAAGTTTAGAAGTCGCGTGGGAGAAGACAGGGCCGAGAAGGTGATAAGAAAGTATCCTTTCAGGCCGGGGCACCTCATCACGTCGCTTGGGCCGAATGACTCAGCCGAGAAGCCCCCTATGGGCACTGTGGCAGTCTACATCCAACAGTTGGAGGCCGGGTTGAGGATGCCGACGTCGAGGTTCTTCCGGGACGTACTCCGTCACTTCGGCGTAAGGATTACTCAGCTCGTCCCGAACGCGGTCCGCATCCTCGTAGGTTTTGAGATACTGTGCCGACATCAAGAGGTGACTCCCACTGTGGACCTCTTCTGCCGATG
Encoded proteins:
- the LOC113782506 gene encoding uncharacterized protein LOC113782506, translated to MVKHCAEATSDWMVKKLVGITRDHPNMTSKGVEAELRKYGVKPSKMQIFRAKNKALAKIEGTHVESYSKLPKYAELFRAQKLGFLEGCRPFVGFDGCFLKGPFGGVLMTAVALDANNSVFPIVFAVTECENKDTWRWFFYYFQEFFGPFDNNIPLTFMSDRQNGLNLAYEEIFPDATGRHCCGHIYSNFKSQFSSILLRSFFLKAAKSYDVVGYNEAMASIKDINREAWKYLDKIPRSSCCRHVFSPQLKCDHVTNNFIESFNNWVGDLRGKPILTLVDGLRRKFMKNLHKRYQKGCTLTANITPRIAEKLTEISQASRKCEMHMISRIPCKHAALGIMYMREKLEHYCEAWFTKDMYLKAYSAMIHPIPDVKRWPAMPDLFPKTMLPPLLRRAPGRPRVNRRREADKGASSSQPKRSSTLKCRNCGAAGHNKRTCKGPPVQKRTANRTPAELMTNRRGRPGRGMTSTSLSGAVLWNYVCKGFQSLTNTLILREHAEGNVPIIHSSQGSNPSPTDHNGGVNVQRFCQTTAAVTNRKRGRPASNNPSTSIVRGAALAVPALSAIGFELLVQTS